A genomic stretch from Oscarella lobularis chromosome 11, ooOscLobu1.1, whole genome shotgun sequence includes:
- the LOC136193040 gene encoding uncharacterized protein gives MDVAEAKFQPPRPPSFWNYVCWETFDDDTWKRNFRMSRETFLYVCNQLKGAINGKNTRMRTAVSVEKRVGVTLWFLATTAEYRTLAHLFGIGRSTVCNIVQETLKAIVSVLMRQYITFPNGSGLQDVIEGFSERFGVPQCAGAIDGSHIPVTPPALDPTDYYNRKGWYSMILQAVVDHNYLFRDICTGWPGSVHDARVFGNSKLYRLAEAGVILGKEDPRDIEGCRISPYSIGDSAYPLLSWLMKPFVHGSEMSDSQKIFSYRLSSARIVVENAFGRLKARWRRLRKTKDVATCNAPSIIAACCVLHNICEIHGEGLDEAWQNEQDESTAFLQPAGQLNGEEGLEGAASIRAALARYFVNDH, from the exons ATGGACGTTGCCGAG GCTAAATTTCAACCGCCCAGACCTCCCTCTTTCTGGAACTACGTGTGCTGGgaaacgttcgacgacgacacgtgGAAACGGAATTTTAGGATGAGTCGAGAGACTTTTCTTTACGTCTGCAATCAG CTGAAGGGAGCAATTAACGGGAAAAATACTCGAATGCGAACGGCAGTTAGCGTCGAAAAAAGAGTTGGAGTGACGCTGTGGTTTTTAGCGACGACGGCCGAATACCGGACACTAGCTCACCTTTTTGGAATTGGTCGATCGACAGTTTGCAATATTGTCCAGGAAACGTTGAAGGCGATTGTGTCTGTCCTTATGCGGCAGTACATTACGTTTCCGAATGGAAGCGGACTACAAGACGTCATAGAGGGGTTTTCGGAACGATTCGGGGTCCCTCAGTGTGCGGGCGCAATCGACGGGAGTCACATTCCTGTGACACCCCCGGCACTGGATCCCACGGACTACTACAATCGAAAGGGGTGGTACTCAATGATTCTACAGGCGGTGGTTGATCACAATTATCTTTTCCGGGATATTTGTACGGGCTGGCCTGGAAGTGTCCACGACGCAAGAGTTTTTGGAAATTCAAAGCTTTACCGATTGGCTGAAGCGGGAGTCATTCTTGGTAAAGAAGATCCACGTGACATCGAAGGCTGCAGAATCTCTCCATATTCTATTGGTGACTCCGCCTATCCACTGCTTTCGTGGTTAATGAAACCATTTGTGCACGGATCTGAGATGTCAGACTCTCAGAAAATATTTAGCTATCGGCTGTCAAGCGCACGAATCGTCGTTGAAAATGCCTTTGGGAGGCTGAAGGCACGCTGGCGTCGACTTAGAAAAACGAAGGACGTCGCTACCTGCAACGCACCGTCAATCATCGCTGCCTGCTGCGTACTTCACAATATCTGTGAGATTCACGGCGAGGGACTGGACGAGGCATGGCAGAACGAGCAGGACgagtcgacggcgtttttgcAGCCAGCAGGACAGCTCAACGGAGAGGAAGGGCTGGAAGGTGCCGCTTCAATTCGCGCTGCCTTAGCAAGGTACTTTGTAAATGATCATTAG